tgctcatagggttgggagtggccagtacaaatcgtactgataaattttggcacacaggttccgctaaggagtatagctccgaggagtttgacggttgaggagttcgtgcctacgctcgagtttggaaatcttatcttcaagctgttctgaatgaatgctacttttgattccgccaatgcggcgatgtaataatttatgtaattttgcactatttgtactctgatattatcgttgtatggatgtgatattcgactggaatttgggtaatatgatctacaacggtcttattacacttcgacgctatggatttcccttcgtagaAATCGGGTTCGCTTCaaccgggccatctaggtgtcggcaaacaccaagagtaacaagatctccaacagctcaaatcgcccaactagtgccacaagatgtagaacactaagcaatgccctagaggctctccaatctcactcaagatgatgaaatcaagtgtgcaagtgagtggagtggtgtgcttagCTCTCAAAGGATGTATGCAGCagttagaagtgccaagagagtggccaaggctggccaccacctgtatttataagcccataagcaaatagagccgttacccctttgagTCAGCTTTTGCGGGGGCACCGGACACGACGGTGCGGTCACTGGACATGGGGTGGCAGTGCCAACGATCATCCAATGGCTGGTTGAGGCACCGGACAGGCAGCGGTGGCAtcggacagggggtggcggtgccaccccagAGCTGCCCGTTTTCCCTCCTCTCTGAAAAAATAGGGTGGTGCACCGtcacaggggtggcggtgcccgcgATGGTGCACTCCGCTGGTTGCCCTGCTCTCTGTTGAAAAGAGGCAGTGCCACTGAACAGGGTGATGGTGACCCCGGCGGTGCACCATCGTGTCTGGGGCGGTGCACACTGTCACTGCCGGTGCCAGCCTCTCACTTCACTGCTCTCGGTCGAGCCTAGGtgggcactgccctaggggtggtggtgccatcgaacaaggggtggcggtgcgcCCCTCAGGGCAACACCCAACTTGCCCCTCTCGGCCTCTAGCCagtcaccgccctaggggtggtggtgcaccggATAGGGGGTGATGGTGCCCCCAAAGGCAGCACCTCATCCCGTTCTTTGCCTCCTTTGctacctttgcaaatgtgctagcacttcaagtgtttcaccatcacgtgcaagtgtgttagcatttttcacaatcatttttcaaaggttaatcactttctcaccgattgtgcactaggcctaaaatgcatatgcatttttccaacacctagtggcactagatgatcgagttgtccgataagagctcctctcttaatagtacgatcatctatcataaatgtgatcacactctctatagtgtcttgatcaccgaaaacaAAAAGGCCCTATTGAtatcacatttgccttgagccctttttgtttttctctttcttcttttccaagtcctggagcttgatcatcatcacatgtgtacgCACCGTCACCATgatcttcatttcatgtggccattTCCATCCATGAGTGCTGTCTAGCTCCTTCACTTgggttggaccaacctatctcaattccacacttgaaacatgcgttttacttttgaaacatccagatacagcacttgcaacatgtctgaaggcagatgaaacacttgaaagatGCATCCGAAACATTTgtaaaaacacctaaaaacacttaaaAACCATATAAAAATAtacacaacatctagataaaacacttggaacatatatgtgaaatatatgcaacatccaaatgaagacacttgcaacatacatctcgaaaaatagctgaaacattgggaacaaaagcttgcaacatacgtgcacaatcattgcaacatatgcaacatcccgatctacttttgcaatatgcGTTTTCAGCgtgcaatgtcaccttgctgcttggacgaatcaTAGAGCTCGACGCTGGCGCGGAGGTCGGCGGTGGCGCATGGAGCTCGCCGGTGCACCCCTAGGCGAGCACCTGCTCGGCGGCCTGGGTGAGCACCTCCGCGAGGCTCGCGAGTACCCTAGGCGAGCATCTGCGCGAGCACCCCTGGGCGAGCACTTGCTCGCGCGGCCTACTTGGGCCAGCACACCCTTGGCGAGCACCTGCTCGATGGCTAAGCGGGCAGCGAAGGCGTCCACGGCGGCGCAGATGCCGTGGTGTAGGCGAGCGCCGCGGTGGAGCACAGAGTGGGGAAGGCGAGCGGCGTGGTGGTGTCAGGCGCAGAGGTTCAATGGAGCGGTGGATAAGACCACGACGGTGGAGGCCGAGTGCAtagagagattttttttttgaaggggTGCAGACCGATAAGGTAGCTAGGAAGGCGCGTCCGTCCGTCCCCAGATGCCTGCATGAGAGCATTACCGTTTTAATATTTTATTCCGTAGCGCTAAGGGTTGTTTGGACCACATTTTGCATTATTACAAATCTAGATTATGAATCGGATTGTTATAATCTGGATTACTTGGATCTCTGTTATAGGCACTGGATTATTGTCTATTAACTTATAATTTCCTACTAGTAGGTTAGAGATAGATCATAAGATTACAATACTATTGGTTGGAATACTATAATCCAAGATATTATTTTATCTTATTACTATGTTCCAAAAATATGTCCCAAACATATCCTAAGTTTATCCCCAATCAAAATTTGTTTTGTCAAAAATCATGTGGCCTTGGCATGGTTTACATGATGTTTGGGTGTTCCTTTGTCCAATTTACGTCCAAACAAGTGCTTACCAAGGTTTCAGTAACAAGAATGCAAAGAAAAGAGATTCCCCTCTGTCGATGATTTCAGAAGCGATATCACGCAAGAAAATTATActaataaaaagaaaaatatgcggGGTGATATGAACCCAAGAGCGAGAGCAAGAAAAAGGTTTTGATGGCTCTCACCACCGGATGAATTTCAATCAGAAAAACCACAAGCGAAACCTTGGACACTTTAGCAGGTGCGCTTCTCTTGTTATTTCATATATATTTGTCATCTGTTCCATCGTTTCATGTCACTATGTATATGCGTGAGATATTGGTCAGCAAGAAATTCTAATTTCTATGGACCGGCAACGAACTCTTGCTTACAGTTTACTAGGCCACATACTGGTGTACTTCAATTTGAAGTATCAGAAACTTACTACCAGGCCATCACCCTGAAATTGAAGGGTCAAGGACGCGGCCAACAAAGACGATAGCACGAGACACCTCCTCGATCACAAAGAACACAAACGGGTGGTCAGCAACGAAATCCACCTTCACCGGCTGATCCATCACCGCACTTGCTCCACAGAGCATGTAGCTAGCAGTGGCACCATTGGCAACGGTGCCTCCCTCGTTCACCTCGATCACTGCCTTATGGCAGACGTCCGCAACGTACAGCGGCGTGCCACCAGCAGCGTCCTCGTCGCGCTTGGTCGCCATGTCGGCCAGGTCAGCTTCGCCGGCAACGAAAGCGGACTTGATCCCCATGCCGTCTCTCAGGACCTCCCTCACGCTGCCGGAGACGGACAGCTCGAACTTGGGCAGCCGGAAGTTCCCGACGGGGACCTGCGAGGTCGGCAGGCGGTAGTGCCAGAACCCGGGGCCAGAGGCTACCTTCTCGACGAGACCTGGGAGCCCGTCCCGCTCGTCCGGAAGGAAGACGCACATGGAGTATTTCAGGGCGGggtcgtcatcgccgtcgccgggCTTGCTCTCTGATGGCGTTGATCCCTTACGTCGTGGTGCTGGCGCCGGTGCTGGTGCCGGTGACGGCGATCTGTAAGGAAGCttgagcaccttgtacccgttgcGGATGGCGATGTACTGGCTCCGCACTGAGCACATGAAAGGCACGTCGGCTGTGCTGCCGTCCAGGCAGTGGAACTTGTCCACCACCGTGTGCGCCTTGGCGAACGGCGCATCCCATCTGCCCTTGAAGTAGATGCCGCTGGAGAGCACGAGGGTTGTGAGTGTGTCCACTGAACTTGGATCGAGGATGGAGTCGATGTGATTGTTGGTCGCCGCCGCCAAACAGCCGTTGATCTCGCCAACTGCCTTCTCCGGCTTCACGAACAGACAGAATTAAAATTTTGTTTCAGTAGTGCATTCCATTAATAATGTACAAGAACTGTCAAAGCAATTTGGATGATTTCGATTAGATCCGTATAATCTGCAATGCATGCGGGTTACAAGATCTCACCTCGTTACCGAAGTCGACGGCGCGCGCCTCGGCGTTgtaggacgcggcggcggcgtcgcggaAGGCCGGCAGGAGCGCCCACGCCGCGTCAAGCCACGCGCCGCACGCGAACGCGACGGCGGGCCCACCGCCCGACCGCGACCGCGACCGGTCCGCGAGCGCGCGCTCCGCGGCGCGGCGGGCGAACGCGGCGAGGTCGTCGCGGGAGTCGCCGCCGAGCGCGTCGAGGAGCTCCTGGAGCGTGCCGCCGCGGGCGCCGGCCGCCAGCAGCGCTAGCGTTGCGTAGACGGCCACCGGCGAGAAGAGGAGgttggcggcggcagcggcgctagGGCCGCCCGCCGGCTCCcccgcgacgacggcggcgggcggcgcTTGTAGTTGTAGTTGCCTGGTGAAGCAGAGCGCGAGCGCCGTTAGGCCGGCGGTGTTGGACTTCTTGGGCACGGTCTTTCCTGATCTCCGTCGCTTTCGCGTCATGGCTAAGTTGAATACTTGATTGGCGACGATGTTTctctttgtgtgtgtgtgtcaggATCGAGTCGCAGTCGGATCAATATATGGAAAATGTCTAGTTCTCATACAAATCCAATATCTGCGACTAATAATACCATAAAATAAACTCGAATTTCGTTCCAATTTCCATGCCATCGGCGAAAAATTCTGTGTGGACGCGGAGCCGGCGGAAGGATCCAGATCACGCGGCCTGGAACCCTGATGCCGTCATGTCGATGCACAGCACGTGGACACTCACCAAGAAGATATCCAGACGCCCCGTGGCTCCCGGCTCGGCTCCGGATCAACTCGGATTGGCTGATAAGCGAAGAGACGGTCGGCTCGCCTTCCAGAAAAAGCGCTGTACGGGTACCGGTCCTGCTGGTGGCTAAAGTTTTCCAGATGGGCCAGGCCCGCTGGGCTGACACGGgcacggcccaagcacggcccggccCACATGGCCCCGTTTCCGTGCCTGGCACAGCCCGCAcccgtgcccgtgcctgggcctTGAGTTCGGCCCATGGGCCAGCACGGGCACGGGACGGAAAAGCGGCCTGGCCCGGCATCGGCACGGCCTGATGAACGCCAGCCGTTGGATCAGGAACCCTAAATGATTCTAACCATTGGATCCGACCGTTGGAACGCGGTGTATATAAGCCTCGCCGGCCTCACTCCCCTCTCCCACCCGAAACCCTACTTCATTTCCCACTCCCCCGCGCCGGTCTCCTCGCTTGCGCTCCATCAGCTGTGGCGAACGGCGACTCCCAGGGGCGAGGGCGACGGCGGCTCGCCGTCGTCCCCTCCTCTACGTCTCGCCCTCCGGCGGCTCCTGAGCCGGAGCTACGAAGATCCAGGTAGGATACCCACCTCTACTTCTTCTCGCCATCCCGCAGCTCCCCGTTCATCTTGCTTCTTCGTCTTCAGTTCTTCTCTAACTTGTGTGTTTTGTTCTACAGATCCGCTGATCCGCTGCTGCTCGGAGGAGTCGGAGCTCCTTCTACGTCGCCGGCGACTGGGAggtaagaaaccctaaccctagaNNNNNNNNNNNNNNNNNNNNNNNNNNNNNNNNNNNNNNNNNNNNNNNNNNNNNNNNNNNNNNNNNNNNNNNNNNNNNNNNNNNNNNNNNNNNNNNNNNNNTCATCTGTTTGCCATTTTTAGGTACGGACTACGGAGTATGTAGGAACTGAACAAGGCAAATTCGATTTGTCGTCCCCTTGGGTTGTGCACTTGTGGCACCGCTGGTTCATAACTATCTTAGTCTGTCACGGAGCTTAAACTGGTTGTTCCAGTTGCTATGTGGCTTTTAGTTCTGACATTGCCTAGATACATCTGCTTGCGTAGTTTTGTCTGGGTACGACACTTCATTTCATTTTAGGAATTCTAGTCTTCCTTTTTATGCATTGATGTGTTCATCCTTCACACGGGTCATTATTATATTTGTTTCCAAATTAAGATCGATCTGTATTTGTAACGTAACTTCCAAGATTTTGTGTCATGTGGAACATTATTTTGAGCTTGAGTAAATACATCAGTACGTGACTCTTCAGTTAATTAGTGACATGTGTTGCGGTGCTTGAGGGCAAGTTGTGAGGTCCAGAATGCGGCCGCGGCAAGTGGCGCACGGAGGCTGTGACGGAGGGGTCGGACGTCACACAATCCGGTATCGGCGGGTCGGGTAGAGAG
This sequence is a window from Miscanthus floridulus cultivar M001 chromosome 10, ASM1932011v1, whole genome shotgun sequence. Protein-coding genes within it:
- the LOC136484875 gene encoding putative serpin-Z6A isoform X2 — translated: MTRKRRRSGKTVPKKSNTAGLTALALCFTRQLQLQAPPAAVVAGEPAGGPSAAAAANLLFSPVAVYATLALLAAGARGGTLQELLDALGGDSRDDLAAFARRAAERALADRSRSRSGGGPAVAFACGAWLDAAWALLPAFRDAAAASYNAEARAVDFGNEAVGEINGCLAAATNNHIDSILDPSSVDTLTTLVLSSGIYFKGRWDAPFAKAHTVVDKFHCLDGSTADVPFMCSVRSQYIAIRNGYKVLKLPYRSPSPAPAPAPAPRRKGSTPSESKPGDGDDDPALKYSMCVFLPDERDGLPGLVEKVASGPGFWHYRLPTSQVPVGNFRLPKFELSVSGSVREVLRDGMGIKSAFVAGEADLADMATKRDEDAAGGTPLYVADVCHKAVIEVNEGGTVANGATASYMLCGASAVMDQPVKVDFVADHPFVFFVIEEVSRAIVFVGRVLDPSISG
- the LOC136484875 gene encoding putative serpin-Z6A isoform X1 yields the protein MTRKRRRSGKTVPKKSNTAGLTALALCFTRQLQLQAPPAAVVAGEPAGGPSAAAAANLLFSPVAVYATLALLAAGARGGTLQELLDALGGDSRDDLAAFARRAAERALADRSRSRSGGGPAVAFACGAWLDAAWALLPAFRDAAAASYNAEARAVDFGNEPEKAVGEINGCLAAATNNHIDSILDPSSVDTLTTLVLSSGIYFKGRWDAPFAKAHTVVDKFHCLDGSTADVPFMCSVRSQYIAIRNGYKVLKLPYRSPSPAPAPAPAPRRKGSTPSESKPGDGDDDPALKYSMCVFLPDERDGLPGLVEKVASGPGFWHYRLPTSQVPVGNFRLPKFELSVSGSVREVLRDGMGIKSAFVAGEADLADMATKRDEDAAGGTPLYVADVCHKAVIEVNEGGTVANGATASYMLCGASAVMDQPVKVDFVADHPFVFFVIEEVSRAIVFVGRVLDPSISG